A genomic segment from Amphiura filiformis chromosome 10, Afil_fr2py, whole genome shotgun sequence encodes:
- the LOC140162161 gene encoding neuronal acetylcholine receptor subunit alpha-3-like, producing the protein MQYGFYKADTVAQLYPDGTVIWYVQTIYTSTCKMHVRWFPFDVQVCEMRFLSWAYNGLEIDLQQENSLDALEYKFLSNGVWDMVAVRTKRVIVKYLCCLEPYPEVHYILVFKRHADFYVYYMILPCFLLSILSLVVFYLPSDCGEKLQYSATNLLALIVFQQIIAGNIPPTSDDSPLIGTYFLCMIVMVCVSVIATGIVMHVSALSQPVPRWVKLVFLHFLPRVLCLSPDPIENTLDGTKHFQIENPNSSESIESCVEDLHANHANQVSSKVTDNNITSIMNMMKEILETLRFMKTNLTNRNEQTLEQMQWRRVSIIVDRLLLNIFSLYMIVCTVYITVEILIGSEEEYEAVKLDLEENW; encoded by the exons ATGCAATATGGATTCTACAAAGCAGACACTGTTGCTCAGCTGTATCCAGATGGCACGGTAATATGGTATGTCCAAACGATTTACACTTCAACATGTAAAATGCATGTTCGGTGGTTCCCGTTTGACGTACAGGTTTGCGAAATGAGATTTCTCTCTTGGGCTTACAATGGTCTCGAAATCGATCTACAACAAGAAAATAGCTTGGACGCCTTGGAATACAA GTTCTTATCCAATGGAGTCTGGGACATGGTAGCGGTCCGCACCAAACGAGTGATAGTTAAATACTTATGTTGCTTAGAACCGTACCCAGAAGTACATTACATCCTGGTATTCAAACGTCACGCTGACTTTTACGTTTACTACATGATATTGCCATGTTTCTTGCTTTCAATACTATCACTGGTAGTATTTTACCTGCCTTCTGATTGCGGAGAGAAGCTACAATACTCTGCCACCAATTTATTGGCTTTGATAGTGTTCCAACAAATTATTGCTGGGAACATACCGCCAACCTCGGATGATTCTCCACTAATTG GTACCTACTTCTTGTGTATGATAGTCATGGTGTGCGTCTCGGTGATAGCAACTGGTATTGTCATGCATGTGAGTGCTTTATCCCAACCTGTTCCTAGATGGGTGAAACTTGTATTTCTCCACTTCTTACCCCGTGTCTTATGCTTATCACCTGATCCAATTGAAAATACGTTGGATGGAACTAAACATTTCCAGATTGAGAATCCAAATTCGAGTGAATCGATCGAAAGTTGTGTGGAAGACCTTCATGCGAATCATGCAAACCAAGTATCATCTAAAGTCACTGATAATAACATCACTTcgatcatgaacatgatgaaagaaatATTGGAAACGTTACGCTTCATGAAGACTAACTTGACCAATAGGAATGAACAAACATTAGAACAAATGCAATGGCGGCGTGTATCCATCATTGTTGATCGTCTGTTGCTCAATATTTTCAGTTTGTATATGATTGTATGTACTGTGTACATAACAGTTGAGATTTTGATAGGAAGTGAGGAAGAATATGAAGCAGTAAAACTTGATCTTGAAGAAAACTGGTAG